TCACGAAGAAGATGATGCTGTTTCAGCAAGAGCTTCCTGAAGATATGAAGAATTTGCTCAAAGGGAAGTAAGAGAAGTGATCTCATACATAAAGAACCTGTAATCAAAAAAACGAATACAAGCAAAAAAAATCCATAGAACAAAAAACTCACCAAGTTGGCGAGTTTTTTTGATTAATCGAAAGAAGTCCTGAATTTTTCTGCTAGATAGGGCATGGACGAAGGAACGTCTTGTAGTTCCATTTCAGGATATCGAATGGCGGTCAATTTGCCACCGAAGACGCAGCCGGTATCAATGTTGTATGTACGATTGACTTTTCTGGCATGTGGAACCGGTGTATGTCCATACACGATCCAGGCATTCCCTTCGTAGGACCCGGCCCAATCCTTCCTGATTGGAGAACCGTCTGGATGTTTGGAGCCATTGATATCACCGTAAAGAACAAAGGTTTTTACTTTATTGCCATATTGGCCAATATAATCCCTGCGAATGCCGGCGTGTGCAATGATCAAACGGCCCTCATCCAGGTGTTGATAGAGTGGGGAACGTTCATACAATTCCATGAATTTTTTGCGGATCTTCTTTTGCTCCCTGATGCTCAGGGTTTCGTATTCAGCTACTGTAGTCTCTAATCCGTGCGATACTTGGACTTTATTGCCTGAAAAATAACGGTACAGCTTATTGCAATGATTACCTGGTGCATACTTTGCCAGTTTTTGATTTATGACTAATTCATGGACAACCTCGATTACTTGGAGGGAGTTTGGACCGCGGTCGGTCAAATCCCCAACAAAGCCAAGAATCCTTCCGGAAGGATGGAGCGGTATCCCGGTCTCCCAAGTATAGCCCATTTTTTTTGTCAGCTGCTTGAATTCAGGGAAGCATCCGTGGATGTCCCCGATGATATCGATGTTCATTAGTCACACCCTTTGTTTGTTTTGTATATGTTTATGGTATTAGTATAGTATTATTTAAAAAAATAAAATATAAACGAAGAAATAAAAAAGTGCGTTTAGGAGGTGTATGGGTATGGAGGAGATGAAGGAACTGGAAAAAGAAAGTAAACAAACGAATCATGATCTTTTGCATGAAGCTCTTAAAACGGAGGATTTGGATCAGTTCCGTACGGAGTTCCTTGAAATGCATCCATATGATCAGGCTCAATTTTATACAAGCTTGTCAGACGAATCAAGGTCTGTCGTTTACAGGTACTTGTCACCTGAAGAGATGGCGGACCTTTTTGAAAATATCGAAATAGAGGAAGAAGGTTACGAAAGCCTGCTTGCAGAAATGAATCCTTCCTATGTAGCCGATATGCTATCGCATATGTATGCGGATGACGCGGCAGATGTGTTGAATGAGATTAATGATGAACAGGCCGTCAGCTATTTGACGATCATGGATGATGAGGCAGCCAGTGAAATCCAGGAGCTTCTGAATTATGAGGAATCAACGGCAGGAAGCATAATGACGACGGAGTTCATCGCTATTGAGGCTAATGAAACCGCCAAATCAGCTCTGCAAATCTTAAAAAGGGAAGCACCGCAAGCGGAAACGATCTATTATGTATTCGTCATTGATGAGGAAAAGAAACTGCTGGGGGTATTGTCACTCCGCACATTGATTATCGCGGATGAAGAAGCTTTAATTAGTGATTTAATGGATGACCGGGTAGTATCGGTCCCTGTCTCGGAGGACCAAGAAGAGGTAGCCCGAAAAATTCGGGATTATAATTTCCTCGCCGTCCCTGTCGTCGATTTTCAAAATCATCTGTTGGGAATCATTACAGTCGATGACATCATTGATGTAATGGATGAAGAAGCATCCGATGATTATTCTAAATTGGCGGGTATATCAGATATCGACCATGTTGATAAGAGTCCGTTCTCGGCTGCGAAAAAACGGCTGCCATGGTTAGTGATTCTTTTGTTTTTAGGATTGTTGACTGCAAGTTTAATTGGCCGTTTCGAAGAGACACTCAGCCAAAAAGCAATATTGGCCGTGTTTATACCATTAATCGGCGGTATGGCTGGCAATACTGGAACACAAGCATTGGCAGTAGCCGTCAGAGGGATCGCAACGGGGGA
This genomic stretch from Peribacillus muralis harbors:
- the prpE gene encoding bis(5'-nucleosyl)-tetraphosphatase PrpE, which encodes MNIDIIGDIHGCFPEFKQLTKKMGYTWETGIPLHPSGRILGFVGDLTDRGPNSLQVIEVVHELVINQKLAKYAPGNHCNKLYRYFSGNKVQVSHGLETTVAEYETLSIREQKKIRKKFMELYERSPLYQHLDEGRLIIAHAGIRRDYIGQYGNKVKTFVLYGDINGSKHPDGSPIRKDWAGSYEGNAWIVYGHTPVPHARKVNRTYNIDTGCVFGGKLTAIRYPEMELQDVPSSMPYLAEKFRTSFD
- the mgtE gene encoding magnesium transporter produces the protein MEEMKELEKESKQTNHDLLHEALKTEDLDQFRTEFLEMHPYDQAQFYTSLSDESRSVVYRYLSPEEMADLFENIEIEEEGYESLLAEMNPSYVADMLSHMYADDAADVLNEINDEQAVSYLTIMDDEAASEIQELLNYEESTAGSIMTTEFIAIEANETAKSALQILKREAPQAETIYYVFVIDEEKKLLGVLSLRTLIIADEEALISDLMDDRVVSVPVSEDQEEVARKIRDYNFLAVPVVDFQNHLLGIITVDDIIDVMDEEASDDYSKLAGISDIDHVDKSPFSAAKKRLPWLVILLFLGLLTASLIGRFEETLSQKAILAVFIPLIGGMAGNTGTQALAVAVRGIATGDLEQESKWKLVLREAGTGLIIGLTCGIAIIFIVYFWQHDLMLGLLVGISIFITLIVATLAGSIVPLLMHKMKIDPAVASGPFITTINDLISILIYFGLATLFMGYLL